In the genome of Streptomyces sp. P3, the window GCCTGCATCCGGCGCGCGGCGGTCGTCTTCCCCGAGGCCGGAAGCCCCGTCATGACGTGTACTACGGGCACGGTCAGTTCTCCTCGTCGGTCTTGAACGGGTCGGATGCCTCCGGCCGGGTGGAACGGTACGTCACGAGCTCGGTCGGGCGCCCGTCCAGGCGCAGGAACATCGCGGGGCGCAGCGCCGCGTCGGGCAGTGCGCTCACCGCGCGGGCGAAGGCCCCCCGGTCGCCGGCGAGCGGGGCGAGGGACCGGAACGCCTCCTCGATCGCCTGCTCGCGGTCGGCCACCTGCTTCTCGATTCCCGCGATGACACCGCGCACCCAGGCGTCGAACTCGTCGGGCACCTGCTCCAGCAGCGCGTCCAGCGGCCGGCCCCCGGACGCGGTGACGTCCTCGGCCGAACAGCCGAGCGCCTGCGCCACCTGCTTGGCGGGCAGCCCCGCGAACCGCTGGACGCCGTGACCACGCCAGACGTCCCGTTCGGTCACGCCGGTGAGCACCTTGTGGAGCCGGACGTACTCGGTCAGCTTGGCCTTGGCCCGTACACCGGAGGCGAAGCGCAGCACGAACCCCTCGGCCTCGGTGCCGGTGGCCGCCCGGCCGCCGGGGAGCCGGTTGCCCTCGGTCAGGGCCAGCAGTTCGTCGAGCGGCATGGCGGGCCACACGGTGACCACCGAACCTATGTCACCCCAGTGCGTCGCGGCCTCGGACAGCGCGACTTCCGTGCCGTCCTTGGCGTAAGCGGCCAACAGCACCAGGTCACGGCGCTCGCCGTAGTCGACGACGATCCGGTTCTGCGGGTAGAGGATCTCGGCCAGGTAGGTCACCCCGGGGACCAGGCCGCAGGTGTCCTTCCCGTCGAGCAGACGCTGTGCCCACGTCGCCTGGGTGCTGATGAACGAGCCCTTGGACGCGACCCGCCACCGGCCGGCGTAGTGGAAGACCACCGCCAGACTGCCGTCGACCTTCTCGTACACCTCGAACGGCTCGTCCGGGAGCTCGGGCGCATACGGCTGACGGGCCTCGTGCTCACCCACGTTGAAGAACTTGGGCAGCGGCAGCGCCACGATCTCACCGGTGACGTCGTCGGCGACCAGACCGCGACAGCGGGTCGTCACCCGGTTCCACACCCGCTCGTACTGGCACACCCGCGTGTACGTGTAGATGGACAGCGGCAGTTCCGGGTGCGGCTTGCGCGTGACGTGCCCCGCGTCGAGCGCGGCCGCCAACTCCTGCGGTGGCAGCAGCTCGTGAAGAGTCAGGTTGACCTGGCTCATGGTGTTCCTCCCCTTGCTGATCCCTGATTGTCACGCGAAGGGAGGGCCGGTGAACAGCCGATTTAGCTCCGGACGCGGCGCGGGCGGGCACGCGCCGCCGCTTTTCAGCGCGTCTCCCACGACGAGGTGCCGCCCCGCGTCGAGTACTCACTGACCGAGGACGGCAGACGCCTCAACGACGCACTCCGGCCACTGGCCGTCCGGGGTCGCGAGCGGACGGCCTCTCGCGCGACGCAGGACGCGGCGGACGGGGTCGTCCGGATGTGAAGTCGCCTGCCCCGGCTGCTCGTTGGCAGTCATGACCGGCGTTTCGGGTTCTCTGCCGCTGGACGGCCGGCCACTGGTGGAATCGGTGCCCTCGGCCGGGATCGGGAAAGGGTCCTGAGGGCCTTCCACGGGTTCCGGGACACGTTTTGGGCGCGCTGCGCTCTGTCCGGGTCGCTCACCTTCTGACAGGGCTCCGTCCGGCCGCCTGCGGCTTGGTGAAAGTGGCTCCGACCTGGTGTTTCTCCGGAGATCTCGTAGGCTGGGGACGTCTGTCGGACAGTCGCGGAGGGGGCCCTGATGAGTGGGAAAGACCTGAGGTACGACGCTGCCTGCATCAAGGTGCTCGAGGGGGTGGAGGCCGTGCGGAAGCGGCCCGGCATGTACGTGGGCTCGACCGCCGAACGCGGCCTGCACCAGATGGTGTTCGAGGTGGTGGGCCGGGCCGTGAACGCGGTCCTTGCCACCGGCGGCGGCCGCGTCGATGTCACCCTCACTCCCGACGGGGGTGTGCTCGTGGCGGACGACGGGCCGGGTGTTCCCTTCGAGGGCGACGCGGATGCCGACGGCCCGGGCCTGGAAGCGCTACTGACCGGTTTTCCGGCCGGGCCGGGGCCCGCCGGCCGCCACGTCGCGGACGTGGGGTATTTCCACGTGGGCCTGATGGTCGCCAACGCCCTGTCGAGCCGGCTCACTGCCGAAGTGCGGTGTGAGGGGGTGCGCCGAGCCCAGGAGTACGCCCGTGGTGTCGCCCTCACTCCGCCCGTCGCCGTGGGATCCACGACCACGACCGGCACGACCATCGCCTTCTGGCCCGACACCGAGATCTTCGAGACGACCCGGTGCTCGTTCGCCGTCCTGGCGGAGCGCCTGCGGCAGGTGGCCTTCCTCTCCCGCGGCCTGGAGATCTCGCTGGCCGACCGGCGTCCGGACGGAGGAGCGCGGAAAGTGCGGTTCTGCTTCCCGGACGGGGTACGGGACTTCGTGGCCGCCCTCCACGCGGAGACCGGCGGGGCCGTCGCCGCGGACGTCGTCGCCTTCGAGCGGGAGGACCCGCGGATGGCGGGGGCCATGGAGGTGGCCCTGGTGTGGCAGGGTTCCGGCGAGGACCGGGTGCGCGGCTTCGCCAACAGCCGGCCCACTTTCGAGGGCGGCGCGCATCTCGACGGCTTCCGGGACGGGCTGGCGACCGCGGTCACGGCGTACGGGCGCGCTCGCGGGCTGCTGACGGCGGTCGCCGCCGACGTCGGAGCCGACGGCATCTGGGACGGCGTCACGGCCGTCGTGTCGGTGAAGCTGGACCATCCCGAATTCCTCGGTGCCACGCGCACTCTCCTGGGCGGCACGGAGGTGCGTGCCTGCGTCCGCGAGGCCGTCCGGGATCATGTCGGCACCTGGCTGGACGCGCACCCGGAGGACGCCGCGCGGATCGTCGACCGCATCAACCGGAGCGCCGACCGGGACTGAGGAGCGGTGGATCAGGGAGCGACACGTCTGCGGGACGGTGCCGTGCCGGTCGGCGCCGGCGGTCCCGTCCCGCAGCTTCCCTGTCTCGTTCCGCCGTCCGCCTCCGGGCGGTCGACCGGAGCCGGATCAATCTCGACGTCGTCCTGGTCGGACACGACGGCGGGCAGGTCGGAGAGGCCGTACTTGGCCCCGTCGCGCTCGTTGCCCGACTCCTGGGCCCAGGGAGCCTGGTTCTGCGTGACGGTGTAAGTCCCGTAACAGCCCGCCGAGTTGATCGTCTTCGAGGCCATTTGGGCGCGCTTGCCGTTGACGTAGAGGGCGCGGAGCTTGTTGTCGCGGTTGAGGGTGGCCTTCCAGATGTTCCCGCTGTGCTGTGCCCAGCCGGTCACCTGAACGCCTCCGTCCAGGATCGGCTTCTCGTCCGGGTAGGCGGCGTCCACGACGCTGTGCCCGTTCGTGCCGGAGTCGACCGAGGTGAAGTTGATGGTGCTGCTCACCGGGTAGGTCCCGCCCCGGAGATTGACGTTGATGGCCCCGGTCATGTCGCTGTCGACCGTGCGCACGACGTCCCGGGCGTGCTGCAGGGTCCTGAACGGCGCCGCGATCGTCCCGGCATGGGCGTCGTCACCGTTGAGGGCGACGTAGTACGTCGCCTGGGTCGTGGCCGAGGCCGGGGTCGAGAATGATGTCAGCAGCGCGGCGGTGACGCCCACCGCGAGTGCGGGGCCGACAACACGGCCGGCTACGGCAGGTCCTGACCCGAACGGCTGCGCCCCCGCGACATACGCCGGCACCGGTGGCCGCACCGCGTCCTGACGGTTCCCGCCGGCAACGGCCCACGCCCGGGGCATCGCGGCACCGGCGTGACCCCGCCGGACGACCACCGCCAGGGGGCTGTCGCGCGACGGCCGGGGCTCCGGAACGGTGCCGGAGCCCCGACCGCGCTTGCTGTCAGGTTCTGCGGACGGGACGAACTACCGGCTGAACGTCCAGTCCTGTGAGCCGTCCGTGGTCGCGTTCTGCAAGGTCAGCGGGGATCCGGCGGAGGCTCCTGTCAGATAGAGGCCCGGGTTCTGCGCCGACCGCAGTCGGTAGTGTCCGTCGCTCGTCCTGACGAGGGTCCATGCGCCGGTGGCGCTGTTGTCCACCCACTGCCCGATCTTCTGACCGGCCGTCGCGTTGCCCGTCCAGACGGCTGCCGCCCTGCCGCCCGACCTGTTGAGCAGGGTGACACCGCCCTTGGGTTCGGTCACCACGTGCCAGTACTGGGTGTCCGTGATCGCCGCCGCGCCGAAGTCCTCGAGGACGACGTCGGGCACGTCCCCGTTGCCGAGGTTCGCGTCGTTGGTCTTGTTGCCGGTGCCGATCACCTGGCCGGTCCGGCGGTTGACCAACCGGTAGTAGGCGCCCGCCGAGCCGCCGAGGTCGACCTCGGCGTGCGCGATCGTCGAGGTGCCCTGGTTGTTGAGTATCGCGACGCGGCCGGTCCCGTCGACGTACTGCAGGTTGCGGCTGTAGCCGGCCGGCGAGGTGGTCTGGTACTCCGTCCACACGCCGTCGCTGCGCCCGCTGTCGTTGACCCACACGTCGCCGCTGCCCGCCGCGTTGTAGACCAGACGTCCGTCGGGAAGCCGGATGACGACCGGGCTGCCGCCGGTCGCGAGAGGCCGGGAGCCGGCGACGACCGGCAGCGAGGTGACGGCCATGCCGGTGGGGGAGCCGCGGAAGAACTTCAGCGGGTCGTCCGCGACGACGTACCGCGTGTTGGCTCCGCCGCCCCAGTACTCGAAGGTGAGCAGCCACCGTCCGTCCGCCGTGCGCACGACGTTCGTCATGCCCGGTCGGCCGCCGCCGATCTCCTTCTTCCCGCCGCCCATGTCCTGGTCCGAGCCCGCGATGTCGACGACGGGAGCGCTCCAGGCGCCGCTGCTCCCGTTCCAGGTCCGGTGGACGAGGATCTGGCCGTGCGAGTCCGCGGCGGTGTCGTCGGCGGGGTCGGGGGTGGGGACGCCGGTCACCGGGTCGAAGCCCGTGTAGTCGTTCTCGTCCGAGTAGTAGCAGACGAGTTTGCCCTGGTAGACCATCAGGTACGGCTCCCAGAGGGGATCGACCTGCTTCTTCGTGTTGGCGTCCGCGACGTTGTGGCCGACCGCGCCGGCGCTGCCGCCCTGCCAGCCGCCGGTTGCGATGACGTTGACGACCTTCCAGGTCCTGCCGTCGTCGGTGCTGGAGTACAGGGCTATGGCCAGGTCCTTGCGGTCCCCGTCGTTGTCCGGCGTCCAGCCGGGGTCGGCCGCCTTGTGCTCCTTGTAGTAGTAGTCGTCCCCCGACACGACACTGGCGAGCAGCAGCGTGCCCTTCTTGAGGGCGCCGACCTTCTGCGGGAGCACGTAGAGGTAGGGGTTGGTCCAGTTGCTCGTGTACTTCGCGTAGCGGGGGTCCTTGGAGAGGTACGCCGGAGCCCTGACCTCGGACAGCGGCTGCCACGAGGTGCCGTCGTCGTCACTCTTGTAGACCGGGAGGGTCTGCCCGTCCGCGCTGCCCGTCGCCGACACCACGGTGGACTTCTCGAAGGACGCGACGAGACGTCCGTTCGCCAGCTGCGCCGACTTCGGGTAGACCGCGCAGTTGCCACGGCCCTTGAGGCACGGCTCGTTCCCGAGCTGGTAGAGGGTGCCGCCCGTCGGGTTGTACGCCTGCGCGGCGAACGCGGGCACGGCCAGCAGCGCGCACGCGGCGGCGAAGGTTCCCAGTGCTTTTCCCAGGCTTGTTCTCTGCATGGTTCCTTCTTCTGGGTGGTCAGGAAGGGATGCCGGTTCAGTTGCCGTCCGCGCCGGTGTCACAGACGAGCACGCGCACGTCCCACGGGCCCAGGCGCAGCGCGGCGCCGGCCGGTACGGGCCGGTCGTCGAGGACGTCGGTCAGGTCGCCCGGGACGTCGACGCTCGTGGGTTCCCAGCTCCAGTTGTGCACGATGTGCACGCGGCGTCCGTCGGGAGAGGCGCCGGTCGTCGCGGTCACGGAGACGGGGAGCCCCTGCCACCCGCTGCGCGGGGCCGGAGCCAGCCAGGCGGCCAGGCTACGGGCGAGACCGCGGCCGGGAACCGTGCCCACGCAGGTCACCCGGCCCGCACCGTGCCGACGGGTGGTGACGGCCGGCCAGCGTCCGAAGTGCGGGTGCTCGTACGAGGCCAGGACCTCGGCGTCGGTGACGGTGAGACTCTCCGCCCAGTGGATCGCCGTCGCGTCGCCGGGCACGTCGAGCGTGCCGCCGGGTACGCCGCGGACCGGCACGTCGTGCAGGAGGTTGCTGAACTCGTCGTAGCGGACGCCCGCCGCCTCCGTGAGGCGTCCGGGGGCCGCTTCGAGGCGGGCACGCGCCTCGTGGTCGGCATAGCCGGTGCGCGGGCCGAGCACGAGGTGACCGCCCGCGTGGGCGTAGGCCGCGAGCCAGTCGATCGTCGCGTCGTCGACGACGTACAGGGCGGGCGCGACGAGCACCGGATGGCGCCGCACGGCGTCCTCGGGGGTCATTCCCTCCCGCTGTCCGCTGGGGTCGTGCAGCTGCCGGGCGTGGACGATCCGCACCTGACGGCCCGCCTCGAAGACGCCGCGGTAGAAGGGGTCGAAGACACGGTGGTAGGCGGCGGGGTCCGGCGTGCCGTCCGACTTCGACAGCGGCGGGTACTTCTGCATCAGCCACTTGCTCGGCATCGAGTAGACCATGGCGATGTCGCTGTCCGGCTCCAGGCCGGCGACGAGCGGCCCGGCCTTGTCGAACTCGGCTCCCAGGCGGGCCACTTCGGCATACGTACGGCCCGGTTGTCCGTTGTGCGGGAGGACGCCGCCCCAGTAGGTCTCCGCGCCGAAGCGCAGGGTCTGCCACTGCCAGTACTCGATCATCCGGGCGCCGCGGGCGACGTGCGCCCATGCGGTCTGGCGCCACTGACCGTCGTAGCCGGGACGGTTGTCCCAGGGGAAGCCGATGGAGTTCGCGTTGGTCTCGGTGACCAGGAACGGCGCCTGGCGGGAGGAGAACATCCAGTCGGCGGTCTGGTACATCGCCCACACACCGGTGGTCTTCCAGACCTGCTCGTGCGTGTCCGGTGTGGGATCGGGGAGCAGCAGGCCGTCCTGCATGTCGTAGTACGGGTTGCCGGAGGCGATGTCGAGGCGGTCGCTCATCTCGTCGTCCTCCACCCCCTGACGGGTGTAGGAGATGCAGGTGGTGACGAACTGCCCGGGCCGGGCGTACTCCCGGACGAGGTCGGCCTGCCAGCCGATGAACTCGGTGACCTGGCGGGCCTGGAACGCGCGCCAGGCGACGTCGTACTGGGGCTGCTCGTTGCCGTCGGGCGTCCACAGGTCCGCCCAGGTGGAGAGGCGGTGCGACCAGTAGACCAGGCCCCACTCGCGGTTGAGGGTCTCCACGTCGCCGTACGTGGTGCGCAGGTGGTCGACGAAGCGCTGGAAGACGCCGTGGTTGTGGAGGAGGTGCAGCCCCGGCTCGTTGTCCACCTGCCAGCCGATGACCGCGGGGTGGTCGGCGTACCGGGCGGCGATCTTCCGGATGACCCGTTCGGCGTGGAAGCGGAACGCCGGGTGGGTGAAGTCGACCTCCTGGCGGGCGCCGAACCCGATGCGCTCGCCGGTGCGCCGCTCGCCGGCGATCTCCGGGTACTGGCGGGCCAGCCACATCGGCGCGGCGTAGGTCGGCGTGCCGAGGACGACGGAGATGCCGCGTTCGTGGGCGCCGTCGAGGACCGGCTGGAGCCAGTCGAGGTCGAAGCGTCCGTTCTCCGGTTCCCAGGTCGACCAGACCGACTCGCCGACCCGGATCACGGTGAAGTTCGCCTCGACCATCAGGTCGAGGTCGGTCTTCAGCCGTTCGTCGGGCCGAAGTTCAGGGTCGTAGGCGGGCGTGTACTCGTGGTAGTACGCGGCGCCGAAGAGGACACGGGCAGGCAGAGCCGCCATGAGGGGAAACCTCCGAGAAGACGGGGAGAGGTACGGGTGGTGCGCGTTACTGCTTGACGCCGCCGGAGGCCAGTCCGCTCTGCCAGTACCGCTGCAGCATCAGGAACGCCACGACGAGCGGGACGATCGAGATGAGGGAACCGGTCACGACCAGCGCGAACATGTCGCTGCTGGCGCCCGCTCCGCCGTTCTGGGCCTGGGCGGCCCACGAGGAGAGGCCTACGGTGACCGGGTACAGATCCGGGTCGTTCAGCATGATCAGCGGCAGGAAGTAGTTGTTCCAGGTCGCGACCAGCGTGAACAGCAGGACGGTCACCAGGCCGGGGCTCAGCAGCCGCAGGACGATGCCGAAGAAGATCCGGGCCTCGCCGGCACCATCGATGCGGGCGGCCTCCAGGAGGCTGTCCGGGACGGCGTCCTCGGCGTAGACGCGCATCAGGTAGAGGCCGAACGGGTTGACGAGGGAGGGCAGGATGATCGCCCACGGGGTGTTGACCAGGCCCGCCTTCGCGAAGAGCAGGTAGGTCGGGATGGCCAGGGCGGTGGTCGGCACCATGACGGCCCCGAGAACCAGGTTGAAGGCGGTGCGGTCGCCGCGGAAGCGGAACTTGGAGAAGCCGTAACCGCCGGCGGCGGCGAGGAGTGCGGCGCCGACGGCGCTGACGCCCGCGTACACGACCGTGTTGAGCAGCCAGCGGACGAAGACGCCGTCGTCCTGGGTGAAGGTGTCCTGGATGTTGGTCAGCAGTTGCGGGGCGTGCGAGAACCACAGGCCGAAGCTGTTGAACAGGTCCTGCGTGCTCTTGGTCGAGGCGATCAGGAGCCAGAGCAGCGGAAGGAGGAAATAGGCGAGGGCGGCCAGCATCGCGATGGTCAGCGGGGTACTGCGGCGGCGGGCCGACGGCCGGCGCTGCTTGCGGCCGCTCGTGCCGGCGGTGGGCCCGGCGGCCGGTGCGACGGTGGCTTCGGGGGTGAGGGAGGTCACGGAGTCCTCCTGCGGTTCGCGGTGAGCAGGACGGCGTAGGAGGCGATCACGATGACGAGGCCGAGGAGGAAGGAGACCGTGGCCGCGTAGTTGACCTGTTGGCCGGTGAAGGCGAGCGTGTACGCGTAGAGGTTGGCGGTGTAGGAACTGGTGATGACGTCCGGGGCGATGTTCATGAGCAGCTTGGGCTCGTTGAACAGCTGGAAGCTGCCGATCACGGAGAACAGCAGGGTGAGCAGGAGCGCCGGGCGCAGGGCGGGAATCTTGATCGACCAGGCGATGCGCCAGGCGCCGGCGCCGTCCATGGACGCTGCCTCGTACAGCTCGGTGGGGATCGTGCGCAGCGCGGCGTACAGGATGATCATGTTGTAGCCGACGAACTCCCAGGTCACGATGTTGGCCAGGCTGCCGAGCATCCAGCCGTCGCTGAGGAAGTCGGGGACGGGCAGACTCACCTTCCGGGCGATCTGGGCGAACGGGCCGAAGTCCGGGCCGTACAGATAGCCCCACATGAGCGAGGCCACCACGCTCGGCACGGCGTACGGCACGAAGATGCCCAGCCGGATCACCCGGGCGAGGCGCAGAAGGCCGCTGTCGAGGGCGAGCGCGAACAGCAGCGCCAGCAGCAGCATGAGAGGCACCTGGATCACGAAGAACAGTGCCACGCGGCCGACGCCGTGGAGGAACTGCGGATCGGTGAGGGCCTGTGTGTAGTTGTCGAGGCCGACG includes:
- a CDS encoding beta-galactosidase, translating into MAALPARVLFGAAYYHEYTPAYDPELRPDERLKTDLDLMVEANFTVIRVGESVWSTWEPENGRFDLDWLQPVLDGAHERGISVVLGTPTYAAPMWLARQYPEIAGERRTGERIGFGARQEVDFTHPAFRFHAERVIRKIAARYADHPAVIGWQVDNEPGLHLLHNHGVFQRFVDHLRTTYGDVETLNREWGLVYWSHRLSTWADLWTPDGNEQPQYDVAWRAFQARQVTEFIGWQADLVREYARPGQFVTTCISYTRQGVEDDEMSDRLDIASGNPYYDMQDGLLLPDPTPDTHEQVWKTTGVWAMYQTADWMFSSRQAPFLVTETNANSIGFPWDNRPGYDGQWRQTAWAHVARGARMIEYWQWQTLRFGAETYWGGVLPHNGQPGRTYAEVARLGAEFDKAGPLVAGLEPDSDIAMVYSMPSKWLMQKYPPLSKSDGTPDPAAYHRVFDPFYRGVFEAGRQVRIVHARQLHDPSGQREGMTPEDAVRRHPVLVAPALYVVDDATIDWLAAYAHAGGHLVLGPRTGYADHEARARLEAAPGRLTEAAGVRYDEFSNLLHDVPVRGVPGGTLDVPGDATAIHWAESLTVTDAEVLASYEHPHFGRWPAVTTRRHGAGRVTCVGTVPGRGLARSLAAWLAPAPRSGWQGLPVSVTATTGASPDGRRVHIVHNWSWEPTSVDVPGDLTDVLDDRPVPAGAALRLGPWDVRVLVCDTGADGN
- a CDS encoding carbohydrate ABC transporter permease; its protein translation is MTSLTPEATVAPAAGPTAGTSGRKQRRPSARRRSTPLTIAMLAALAYFLLPLLWLLIASTKSTQDLFNSFGLWFSHAPQLLTNIQDTFTQDDGVFVRWLLNTVVYAGVSAVGAALLAAAGGYGFSKFRFRGDRTAFNLVLGAVMVPTTALAIPTYLLFAKAGLVNTPWAIILPSLVNPFGLYLMRVYAEDAVPDSLLEAARIDGAGEARIFFGIVLRLLSPGLVTVLLFTLVATWNNYFLPLIMLNDPDLYPVTVGLSSWAAQAQNGGAGASSDMFALVVTGSLISIVPLVVAFLMLQRYWQSGLASGGVKQ
- a CDS encoding RICIN domain-containing protein, translating into MQRTSLGKALGTFAAACALLAVPAFAAQAYNPTGGTLYQLGNEPCLKGRGNCAVYPKSAQLANGRLVASFEKSTVVSATGSADGQTLPVYKSDDDGTSWQPLSEVRAPAYLSKDPRYAKYTSNWTNPYLYVLPQKVGALKKGTLLLASVVSGDDYYYKEHKAADPGWTPDNDGDRKDLAIALYSSTDDGRTWKVVNVIATGGWQGGSAGAVGHNVADANTKKQVDPLWEPYLMVYQGKLVCYYSDENDYTGFDPVTGVPTPDPADDTAADSHGQILVHRTWNGSSGAWSAPVVDIAGSDQDMGGGKKEIGGGRPGMTNVVRTADGRWLLTFEYWGGGANTRYVVADDPLKFFRGSPTGMAVTSLPVVAGSRPLATGGSPVVIRLPDGRLVYNAAGSGDVWVNDSGRSDGVWTEYQTTSPAGYSRNLQYVDGTGRVAILNNQGTSTIAHAEVDLGGSAGAYYRLVNRRTGQVIGTGNKTNDANLGNGDVPDVVLEDFGAAAITDTQYWHVVTEPKGGVTLLNRSGGRAAAVWTGNATAGQKIGQWVDNSATGAWTLVRTSDGHYRLRSAQNPGLYLTGASAGSPLTLQNATTDGSQDWTFSR
- a CDS encoding ATP-binding protein, producing MSGKDLRYDAACIKVLEGVEAVRKRPGMYVGSTAERGLHQMVFEVVGRAVNAVLATGGGRVDVTLTPDGGVLVADDGPGVPFEGDADADGPGLEALLTGFPAGPGPAGRHVADVGYFHVGLMVANALSSRLTAEVRCEGVRRAQEYARGVALTPPVAVGSTTTTGTTIAFWPDTEIFETTRCSFAVLAERLRQVAFLSRGLEISLADRRPDGGARKVRFCFPDGVRDFVAALHAETGGAVAADVVAFEREDPRMAGAMEVALVWQGSGEDRVRGFANSRPTFEGGAHLDGFRDGLATAVTAYGRARGLLTAVAADVGADGIWDGVTAVVSVKLDHPEFLGATRTLLGGTEVRACVREAVRDHVGTWLDAHPEDAARIVDRINRSADRD
- a CDS encoding carbohydrate ABC transporter permease, with translation MTATTAASPKGRRRDGPTRPGRGGASRRRSAGPLFVAPFMVLFLLLFLAPLGYAAYLSLFQERLIGGTAFVGLDNYTQALTDPQFLHGVGRVALFFVIQVPLMLLLALLFALALDSGLLRLARVIRLGIFVPYAVPSVVASLMWGYLYGPDFGPFAQIARKVSLPVPDFLSDGWMLGSLANIVTWEFVGYNMIILYAALRTIPTELYEAASMDGAGAWRIAWSIKIPALRPALLLTLLFSVIGSFQLFNEPKLLMNIAPDVITSSYTANLYAYTLAFTGQQVNYAATVSFLLGLVIVIASYAVLLTANRRRTP
- a CDS encoding T4 RnlA family RNA ligase, which codes for MSQVNLTLHELLPPQELAAALDAGHVTRKPHPELPLSIYTYTRVCQYERVWNRVTTRCRGLVADDVTGEIVALPLPKFFNVGEHEARQPYAPELPDEPFEVYEKVDGSLAVVFHYAGRWRVASKGSFISTQATWAQRLLDGKDTCGLVPGVTYLAEILYPQNRIVVDYGERRDLVLLAAYAKDGTEVALSEAATHWGDIGSVVTVWPAMPLDELLALTEGNRLPGGRAATGTEAEGFVLRFASGVRAKAKLTEYVRLHKVLTGVTERDVWRGHGVQRFAGLPAKQVAQALGCSAEDVTASGGRPLDALLEQVPDEFDAWVRGVIAGIEKQVADREQAIEEAFRSLAPLAGDRGAFARAVSALPDAALRPAMFLRLDGRPTELVTYRSTRPEASDPFKTDEEN